In the Micromonospora narathiwatensis genome, one interval contains:
- a CDS encoding glycoside hydrolase family 65 protein, translating into MPADVDPGCELCSRPPPPGWTLAYRDGETPDEEGTRETILTLGNGYLATRGAAPEASADGVHYPGTYLAGFHNRLFDTAGDESIVNLPNWLPLTFRPAGGDWFASGQGRRLHEHRMLDLRRGVYLRELVVVDRARRRTRVRQRRLVSMAHPHQAALQTSIIAENWSGRLEIRSGIDGGVVNANAPAEAGSCGRHLTEVATGGDDAETVWLTAVTTNSRHQVAVAARTRISDGVAHSRQPIHGPDDVSQLIGIDVTPGERVVVEKTVTVFSNRDRVVSVPLSAALEELRQAGEFALALAEHAAVWTRLWARFRLDVGEKHAWQLPIRVHTFHLLQTLSPHVIGLDAGVPARGLHGEGYHGHIFWDELFVYPYLDLRMPELTRALLEYRHRRLTAARRQAAGAGMPGALFPWQSGDSGRDESPSRSPSPVTGEWMDDYTGRQQHVNLAVAYCVWRYWETTGDLSFLAACGLELLVETARFWAGLATYDPADDRYDIRGVMGPDEFHDGYPGRPGQGLDNCAYLNVMVAWVLGRAVEACAIVARHPGARPWRAVAPTDDERRRWAHVGRRLRLAFLDDGILAQFEGYGDLAELDWDRYRQRYGDLRQLGPLLQAEGDHPNRYRISKQADVLMLLYLFSAEELTALVRGLGYEFDPARIPDTVDYYLSRTTHGSTLSRVAHAWVLARTDRRRSFEMLVTALGTDLADPQRGSTRNGIHLGASAGTLDILQRCYTGLEIRDDLLRLNPLLPEGLDRLDFVIRYRNQLISLHVDHERLRLTAAPGAAEPVPVAVRDRSFPLAPGSTITVALPPSAPVNGSPT; encoded by the coding sequence GTGCCGGCGGACGTGGACCCGGGGTGTGAGCTGTGCAGCAGACCTCCGCCGCCCGGTTGGACGTTGGCGTACCGGGACGGCGAGACGCCCGACGAGGAGGGCACGCGGGAGACGATCCTGACCCTGGGCAACGGCTACCTGGCCACCCGCGGGGCGGCTCCGGAGGCGTCGGCCGACGGCGTCCACTATCCGGGCACCTACCTCGCCGGCTTCCACAACCGGCTGTTTGACACGGCGGGTGACGAGAGCATCGTCAACCTGCCCAACTGGCTGCCGCTGACGTTCCGTCCCGCCGGCGGTGACTGGTTCGCGTCCGGGCAGGGACGGCGACTGCACGAGCACCGGATGCTGGACCTGCGGCGCGGGGTGTACCTGCGGGAACTGGTCGTGGTCGACCGGGCGCGGCGGCGTACCCGGGTCCGGCAGCGCCGGTTGGTGTCGATGGCGCACCCCCACCAGGCGGCGCTTCAGACGAGCATCATCGCGGAGAACTGGTCCGGCCGGCTGGAGATCAGGTCGGGCATCGACGGCGGGGTGGTCAACGCGAACGCGCCGGCGGAGGCCGGGAGCTGCGGGCGGCACCTCACCGAGGTCGCGACCGGCGGGGACGACGCGGAGACCGTCTGGCTGACGGCGGTGACGACCAACTCCCGACACCAGGTGGCCGTGGCGGCCCGTACCCGGATCTCCGATGGCGTCGCCCACAGCAGGCAGCCGATCCACGGGCCGGACGACGTGAGTCAGCTGATCGGGATCGACGTGACGCCCGGGGAACGCGTCGTGGTGGAGAAGACCGTCACGGTCTTCTCCAACCGGGACCGGGTGGTGTCCGTGCCGTTGTCCGCCGCCCTGGAGGAGCTGCGGCAGGCGGGCGAATTCGCCCTGGCGCTGGCCGAACACGCCGCCGTGTGGACCCGGCTGTGGGCACGGTTCCGGCTCGACGTCGGCGAGAAGCACGCCTGGCAGCTGCCGATCCGGGTGCACACCTTCCATCTGCTGCAGACGCTGTCGCCGCACGTCATCGGCCTGGACGCCGGGGTGCCCGCCCGGGGACTGCACGGCGAGGGCTACCACGGGCACATCTTCTGGGACGAGCTGTTCGTCTATCCGTACCTGGATCTGCGGATGCCGGAGCTGACCCGGGCCCTGCTGGAGTACCGGCACCGGCGGTTGACCGCGGCGCGGCGGCAGGCGGCCGGGGCGGGCATGCCGGGCGCCCTGTTTCCCTGGCAGAGCGGCGACAGCGGCCGGGACGAGAGCCCGTCACGTTCGCCGTCCCCGGTGACGGGGGAGTGGATGGACGACTACACCGGCCGGCAGCAGCACGTCAACCTGGCCGTGGCGTACTGCGTGTGGCGGTACTGGGAGACCACCGGCGACCTGTCGTTCCTCGCCGCCTGCGGGCTGGAGCTGCTGGTCGAGACGGCGCGGTTCTGGGCCGGTCTGGCCACCTACGACCCGGCCGACGACCGGTACGACATCCGCGGCGTGATGGGCCCGGACGAGTTCCACGACGGGTACCCGGGCCGGCCCGGCCAGGGGCTGGACAACTGCGCGTACCTCAACGTGATGGTCGCCTGGGTGCTCGGCCGCGCCGTGGAGGCCTGCGCGATCGTCGCCCGGCACCCGGGGGCCAGGCCGTGGCGTGCGGTCGCCCCGACCGACGACGAGCGGCGCCGCTGGGCGCACGTCGGGCGGCGGCTGCGCCTGGCCTTCCTCGACGACGGGATACTCGCCCAGTTCGAAGGGTACGGCGACCTGGCGGAGCTGGACTGGGACCGCTACCGGCAGCGGTACGGCGACCTGCGGCAACTGGGGCCGCTGCTGCAGGCCGAGGGAGACCACCCGAACCGGTACCGGATCTCCAAGCAGGCCGACGTGCTGATGCTGCTGTACCTGTTCAGCGCCGAGGAACTCACCGCCCTGGTGCGCGGCCTCGGGTACGAGTTCGACCCCGCCCGGATTCCCGACACCGTCGACTACTACCTGTCCCGTACGACGCACGGATCCACCCTGAGCCGCGTCGCGCACGCATGGGTGCTGGCCCGGACGGACCGCCGTCGCTCCTTCGAGATGCTGGTGACCGCGCTCGGCACCGACCTCGCGGATCCGCAGCGCGGCTCGACGCGCAACGGCATCCACCTCGGCGCCAGCGCCGGAACGCTGGACATCCTGCAACGGTGCTACACCGGCCTGGAGATCCGCGACGACCTGCTCCGGCTCAACCCGCTGCTGCCCGAGGGGCTCGACCGTCTCGACTTCGTCATCCGGTACCGCAACCAGTTGATCTCCCTGCACGTCGACCACGAACGGCTGCGGCTCACCGCCGCCCCAGGGGCGGCTGAGCCCGTGCCGGTGGCCGTCCGGGACAGGTCCTTCCCGCTCGCCCCCGGCTCGACCATCACCGTCGCCCTACCACCATCGGCCCCGGTCAACGGGTCCCCGACCTGA
- a CDS encoding response regulator transcription factor, giving the protein MPPVIRVVLAEDEVLLREGLVGLLTRFHFEVVAAVGSAPALLDAVRADEPDLLVTDIRMPPDHRDDGLRAAVTLRAERPRLAVVVLSQYVQTEYASALLDSGDGRRVGYLLKDRVADVAEFADTLRRVVGGGTAIDPDVVRHLLHRPRDPLAALSAREREVLALLAEGHSNAAIAARLHVTEAAIGKHVGNILTKLDLPPSDDTNRRVLAVLTYLRRHGS; this is encoded by the coding sequence GTGCCGCCCGTGATCCGCGTCGTGCTCGCCGAGGACGAGGTCCTGCTGCGCGAGGGTTTGGTCGGCCTGCTGACCAGGTTCCACTTCGAGGTGGTCGCCGCCGTCGGCTCGGCCCCGGCCCTGCTGGACGCGGTCCGCGCGGACGAGCCGGACCTGCTCGTGACCGACATCCGCATGCCGCCCGACCACCGCGACGACGGCCTGCGCGCGGCCGTCACGCTCCGGGCCGAACGGCCGCGGCTCGCGGTCGTCGTGCTGAGCCAGTACGTGCAGACCGAGTACGCCTCCGCGCTGCTCGACAGCGGCGACGGCCGGCGGGTCGGCTACCTGCTCAAGGACCGGGTCGCCGACGTCGCCGAGTTCGCCGACACCCTGCGCCGGGTGGTGGGCGGCGGAACGGCCATCGACCCCGACGTGGTCCGGCACCTGCTGCACCGGCCGCGCGACCCGCTCGCCGCCCTGTCCGCCCGCGAACGCGAGGTGCTCGCGCTGCTCGCCGAGGGTCACTCCAACGCGGCGATCGCGGCGCGGCTGCACGTCACCGAGGCGGCGATCGGCAAGCACGTCGGCAACATCCTGACCAAGCTGGACCTGCCGCCCAGCGACGACACCAACCGCCGGGTACTGGCGGTCCTCACCTACCTGCGCCGCCACGGCTCCTGA
- a CDS encoding N-acetyltransferase: MAIDIVSLADRPDLAPRLDEDFDGAWPQFMLWDPIASMYYGVAHDLFPEFVFAAVDSTDPGRAVARAYAVPLRWTEAELPDGGWDRVIQRGLINRLTGGSPNIVSAIEICIRPDRRGSGLSALMLAAMREAVAKLGYDTLVAPVRPSGKHTQPDLPMTEYAAQVRDDGLPVDPWLRVHVRAGGRIERVATRSMTISGTLADWRSWTGLPFDTSGPVHVPGALVPVHCDVTHDHAVYVEPNVWVRHRL; encoded by the coding sequence GTGGCTATCGACATCGTGAGCTTGGCGGACCGCCCCGACCTCGCCCCGCGTCTGGACGAAGACTTCGACGGGGCATGGCCGCAGTTCATGCTCTGGGACCCGATAGCCTCCATGTACTACGGCGTCGCCCACGACCTCTTCCCCGAATTCGTCTTCGCCGCCGTCGACTCCACGGACCCGGGACGTGCCGTCGCGCGGGCGTACGCCGTGCCGTTGCGCTGGACGGAGGCGGAGCTTCCCGACGGCGGCTGGGACCGGGTGATCCAGCGTGGCCTCATCAACCGGCTCACCGGAGGCAGCCCGAACATCGTCTCGGCAATCGAAATCTGCATCCGCCCGGACCGGCGCGGAAGCGGGTTGTCCGCGTTGATGCTCGCCGCCATGCGGGAGGCCGTCGCGAAGCTCGGCTACGACACCCTCGTCGCCCCGGTCCGCCCGAGCGGCAAGCACACCCAGCCCGACCTGCCGATGACCGAGTACGCGGCGCAGGTCCGCGACGACGGCCTGCCGGTCGACCCGTGGCTGCGGGTGCACGTGCGCGCCGGCGGGCGCATCGAACGGGTCGCCACCCGATCCATGACGATCAGCGGGACGCTCGCCGACTGGCGCTCCTGGACGGGCCTGCCGTTCGACACCAGCGGCCCGGTGCACGTGCCGGGTGCCCTGGTGCCGGTGCACTGCGACGTCACCCACGACCACGCCGTGTACGTGGAGCCCAACGTCTGGGTCCGGCACCGGCTGTAG
- a CDS encoding DUF1905 domain-containing protein codes for MDLEFSGEMWFWRGPAPWHFVTVPEEQCGDLAAASASVTYGWGMIPVTARIGSTGWRTSLFPKDGRYVVPVRASVRSAERIEVGDVVTVRLTVDV; via the coding sequence GTGGATCTGGAGTTCAGCGGCGAGATGTGGTTCTGGAGGGGCCCGGCGCCGTGGCACTTCGTCACCGTTCCCGAGGAACAGTGCGGTGACCTGGCAGCGGCGTCCGCCTCGGTGACCTACGGCTGGGGCATGATCCCGGTCACGGCGCGGATCGGGAGCACCGGGTGGCGGACGTCGCTCTTCCCGAAGGACGGGCGGTACGTCGTGCCGGTGCGGGCGTCGGTGCGCAGCGCCGAGAGGATCGAGGTGGGCGACGTGGTGACCGTCCGACTGACCGTCGACGTCTGA
- a CDS encoding nuclear transport factor 2 family protein — translation MTVTVPDVITRYYRLIGESDVDAFVACFTDDAIVADEDRTYDGPAAIRAWRERTAAEYAYDAVPETVEEEAGGNLVVTALVSGTFPGSPIRLRHRFTLRDGLIGALDIRQ, via the coding sequence ATGACCGTCACCGTTCCCGACGTGATCACCCGCTACTACCGACTCATCGGCGAATCGGACGTGGACGCCTTCGTCGCCTGCTTCACCGACGACGCGATCGTCGCCGACGAGGACCGCACCTACGACGGCCCGGCCGCGATCCGCGCCTGGCGGGAGCGGACCGCGGCCGAGTACGCGTACGACGCCGTGCCGGAGACGGTCGAGGAGGAGGCCGGCGGCAACCTGGTGGTGACAGCCCTCGTGTCGGGCACGTTCCCGGGCAGCCCGATCCGGCTGCGCCACCGGTTCACGCTGCGCGACGGCCTGATCGGCGCCCTCGACATCCGGCAGTAG
- a CDS encoding TIGR04013 family B12-binding domain/radical SAM domain-containing protein gives MGAPELVLVLRYRKAVTYGLHVLLGALEQHETSTRYEVRFGETPEATAAHIRAASASAARVLVLWSFYSPDAEALARELAQIRALADAPNVAHLAGGVHATAEPVQTLDAGWDIAAVGEGEPTLLSLVDAVGDPTGIPGLAYRDATGAVVRTGRPQRRPLDEFRGFSLRWDRFNALEITRGCVFSCRFCQTPFMFSARFRHRSVANVRWHVDEMRRRGLRDVRFITPTALSYGSQTDEPNLDAVEELLASCKEGIGPDGRVFFGSFPSEIRPEHVSREALRLVRKHCANNNIIVGAQSGSDRVLDAAKRGHGVEEVKRAVRLGVEEGFRINVDMIFGMPGENQDDVDASLRLARELADLGARIHAHTFMPLPGTPWRDAPPGDVAPETISEVDRLSQRGALYGHWQKQRDHAARLAAAAEAYPRPGRSRTILPVADG, from the coding sequence ATGGGCGCTCCCGAGCTGGTGCTGGTGCTGCGGTATCGCAAGGCGGTGACGTACGGACTGCACGTCCTGCTCGGGGCGCTGGAGCAGCACGAGACGTCCACCCGGTACGAGGTACGTTTCGGCGAGACCCCGGAGGCGACCGCGGCGCACATCCGGGCGGCGTCGGCCTCGGCGGCCCGGGTGCTGGTGCTGTGGTCGTTCTACTCCCCCGACGCCGAGGCGCTGGCCCGCGAGCTGGCCCAGATCCGCGCGCTGGCCGACGCGCCGAACGTGGCGCACCTCGCCGGCGGGGTGCACGCGACCGCCGAGCCCGTGCAGACCCTGGACGCCGGGTGGGACATCGCGGCGGTCGGAGAGGGCGAGCCGACGCTGCTGAGCCTGGTGGACGCGGTCGGCGACCCGACCGGCATCCCCGGCCTGGCCTACCGCGACGCCACCGGCGCGGTGGTGCGGACCGGGCGTCCCCAGCGGCGTCCGCTCGACGAGTTCCGCGGCTTCTCGCTCAGGTGGGACCGGTTCAACGCCCTTGAGATCACCCGAGGCTGTGTGTTCTCGTGCCGGTTCTGCCAGACCCCTTTCATGTTCTCGGCGAGGTTCCGGCACCGCAGCGTGGCGAACGTACGCTGGCACGTCGACGAGATGCGGCGGCGCGGGCTGCGCGACGTCCGGTTCATCACCCCCACCGCGCTGTCGTACGGCAGCCAGACCGACGAGCCGAACCTGGACGCGGTCGAGGAGCTGCTCGCGTCCTGCAAGGAGGGGATCGGCCCGGACGGGCGGGTCTTCTTCGGCTCGTTCCCGAGTGAGATCCGGCCCGAGCACGTCTCCCGCGAGGCGCTGCGGCTGGTCCGCAAGCACTGCGCCAACAACAACATCATCGTGGGCGCCCAGTCCGGCTCGGACCGCGTGCTCGACGCCGCAAAGCGGGGACACGGCGTCGAGGAGGTCAAACGGGCCGTACGTCTCGGCGTCGAGGAGGGCTTCCGGATCAACGTCGACATGATCTTCGGGATGCCGGGTGAGAACCAGGACGATGTCGACGCGTCGCTGCGCCTGGCCCGCGAACTCGCGGACCTGGGCGCCCGCATCCACGCCCACACCTTCATGCCGCTGCCGGGTACACCGTGGCGGGACGCGCCGCCCGGTGACGTGGCCCCGGAGACGATCAGCGAGGTCGACCGGCTCTCCCAGCGTGGCGCCCTCTACGGGCACTGGCAGAAGCAGCGCGACCACGCCGCCCGGCTGGCCGCGGCGGCCGAGGCGTATCCCCGCCCGGGCAGGAGCCGCACGATCCTGCCCGTCGCCGACGGCTGA
- a CDS encoding sensor histidine kinase: MTVDEPPYLAAALRRRDYLISAWPWRALAYAVTTVPIAGVLTVALLIVGAPLLAVVGAVRQDRPIGLPIILFLAVTGIALVLLAPIVTIPVTMLERWRLGVVDPRPLPEQRPRSGLSARYTSATAWREVVYACWLGGVVPIAYWMFSMLVLLDLTLLAGPWLAADEDRVVLVWTTVDTPGQAIPYAIVGLLLVPVLWYLAGLLVAGQAAVARRLLGGPPADGAALREVTRSRARLVDAYEAERRRIERDVHDGAQPRLTSLTLQLGLARLDVPDDSPAARPLAIAHEQAKDLMVTLRQIVQGIRPQNLTELGLAGAARELAGEATIPVAVHADLARPLPVLVETTAYFVVSEALGNVARHARATRAEVRLTQAGRNLVVEVSDDGCGGANPARGTGLTGLADRVAAVDGRLLLASPAGGPTLVRVELPCRP; this comes from the coding sequence ATGACCGTGGACGAACCCCCGTACCTGGCCGCGGCGCTGCGCCGGCGCGACTACCTGATCTCCGCATGGCCCTGGCGGGCCCTGGCGTACGCCGTCACCACCGTGCCGATCGCCGGGGTGCTGACGGTCGCGCTGCTGATCGTCGGCGCGCCGCTGCTGGCGGTGGTCGGTGCGGTACGGCAGGACCGCCCCATCGGGCTGCCGATCATCCTGTTCCTCGCCGTCACCGGCATAGCCCTGGTGCTCCTCGCCCCGATCGTGACCATCCCGGTGACCATGCTCGAGCGGTGGCGACTCGGTGTCGTCGACCCGCGCCCGCTACCCGAGCAACGCCCCCGCAGCGGCCTGTCGGCGCGGTACACCAGCGCGACGGCGTGGCGGGAGGTCGTGTACGCCTGCTGGCTGGGTGGGGTCGTGCCGATCGCGTACTGGATGTTCTCGATGCTCGTCCTGCTGGACCTCACGCTGCTCGCCGGGCCATGGCTGGCCGCGGACGAAGACCGGGTGGTCCTGGTGTGGACCACGGTCGACACGCCCGGCCAGGCGATCCCCTACGCGATCGTGGGGCTCCTGCTCGTCCCGGTGCTGTGGTACCTGGCCGGCCTGCTCGTCGCCGGGCAGGCCGCCGTGGCCCGCCGGCTGCTCGGTGGGCCACCGGCCGACGGCGCGGCGCTGCGGGAGGTCACCCGCTCACGGGCCCGCCTGGTCGACGCGTACGAGGCGGAACGCCGGCGCATCGAGCGCGACGTGCACGACGGCGCGCAGCCCCGGCTGACCAGCCTCACCCTCCAACTGGGACTGGCCCGGCTCGACGTACCCGACGACTCGCCCGCCGCCCGGCCACTGGCCATCGCGCACGAGCAGGCCAAGGACCTGATGGTCACGCTCCGGCAGATCGTGCAGGGCATCCGGCCGCAGAACCTCACCGAACTCGGCCTGGCCGGCGCCGCGCGGGAACTGGCCGGCGAGGCCACCATCCCGGTCGCCGTCCACGCCGACCTCGCCCGCCCCCTGCCAGTGCTCGTCGAGACCACCGCCTACTTCGTGGTGTCGGAGGCACTGGGCAACGTCGCCCGGCACGCCCGGGCGACCCGGGCCGAGGTACGGCTGACCCAGGCGGGCCGCAACCTCGTCGTCGAGGTCTCCGATGACGGCTGCGGCGGTGCCAACCCGGCCCGGGGTACGGGTCTGACCGGCCTCGCCGACCGGGTCGCCGCCGTCGACGGGCGGTTGCTGCTCGCCAGCCCGGCCGGCGGGCCTACGCTCGTGCGGGTGGAGCTGCCGTGCCGCCCGTGA
- a CDS encoding cytochrome P450, translating into MITPGQDIATGLPHPFYVDADGVNRPPGPEKHPHYARFAASGSGVVPIVRQVGGELVPALLICRYADVREVLRRQDVFSRAAAAHADQIDVAGTMLGMDGPEHARVRGTVKDSFTKRAVADLHTTVRAAAEARLAELIAGGHPADLVRDFAIPFTLDVVCDLLGLPEKDRLQFRRWGDMFLGAGDLSRDDAARSADEMGGYLWNQLDQRRGCPTDDLLTRIATAAATEPMDVQVKLPISLVVGGWETAASSIATFVHVLRTRPYEKDRTGWEYLLDHPEQVDSAVTELERLYSTSNGDEMPRRVMADVELPSGARLAEGDIVIPSHDAANRDPAVFPDPERMDFARDPNPHLSFGYGPHHCIGAHLGALEVRTAIALLLRELPGLRLAVPADQVSWKAGHAILGPPALPVTW; encoded by the coding sequence ATGATCACCCCGGGTCAGGACATCGCCACTGGATTGCCCCATCCCTTCTACGTCGACGCCGACGGCGTGAACCGCCCGCCCGGCCCCGAGAAGCACCCGCACTACGCGCGGTTCGCCGCCTCCGGGTCCGGCGTGGTGCCGATCGTCCGCCAGGTCGGTGGCGAGCTGGTCCCGGCGTTGCTGATCTGCCGGTACGCGGACGTGCGGGAGGTGTTGCGCCGGCAGGACGTGTTCTCTCGGGCTGCCGCCGCGCACGCCGATCAGATCGACGTGGCGGGAACGATGCTCGGCATGGACGGTCCGGAGCACGCACGGGTGCGGGGCACGGTCAAGGACTCGTTCACGAAGCGGGCGGTGGCCGACCTGCACACCACCGTACGGGCGGCGGCCGAGGCCCGACTGGCCGAACTGATCGCCGGCGGCCACCCGGCCGACCTGGTCCGGGACTTCGCCATCCCCTTCACCCTCGACGTCGTCTGCGACCTGCTCGGCCTGCCCGAGAAAGATCGGCTGCAGTTCCGCCGGTGGGGCGACATGTTCCTCGGCGCCGGCGATCTCAGCCGCGACGACGCCGCCCGGTCCGCCGACGAAATGGGCGGCTACCTGTGGAACCAGCTCGACCAGCGACGCGGCTGTCCCACCGACGACCTGCTGACCCGGATCGCGACGGCCGCCGCCACCGAACCGATGGACGTCCAGGTCAAGCTGCCGATCTCACTGGTGGTCGGCGGTTGGGAGACCGCCGCCAGCTCGATCGCCACCTTCGTCCACGTGCTGCGGACCCGCCCGTACGAGAAGGACCGGACCGGGTGGGAGTACCTGCTCGACCATCCGGAGCAGGTGGACTCCGCCGTCACCGAGCTGGAACGGCTCTACTCCACCTCCAACGGCGACGAGATGCCGCGCCGGGTCATGGCGGACGTGGAGCTGCCCAGCGGCGCCCGGCTCGCCGAGGGCGACATCGTCATCCCGTCGCACGACGCCGCCAACCGTGATCCGGCGGTCTTTCCCGACCCGGAGCGGATGGACTTCGCTCGTGATCCGAACCCGCACCTGTCCTTCGGGTACGGCCCGCACCACTGCATCGGCGCCCACCTGGGGGCCCTCGAGGTCCGCACCGCCATCGCGCTGCTGCTGAGGGAGCTTCCCGGTCTGCGACTCGCGGTGCCCGCCGATCAGGTGTCGTGGAAGGCAGGGCACGCGATCCTCGGCCCTCCGGCGCTGCCGGTGACCTGGTAG
- a CDS encoding tetratricopeptide repeat protein has product MTGERGYDCHRDHGPYAGVADLLARIAGDHPRLASRHTVELRAIAPRLDPAARPAAEEEPIRFHPARRTACLAYGAAEFVAAWASTLRHPVMVRFDHVDNADETTRELLDALTRRVASTPVRLDLRDGGADRPVAADPAPEAIRAALGDSLARGFYHHAARTARRGRALVTPDGDLRHWWAFTTGLATALAALDRAAEALDLYHEARAATDDPKITMSAAYATAMLYARHLPAGEQDPARARQWLEQALHLAAGLADPRQRVMSTVFYEQGLALLDSRAGEPARALRLIDDGLARLTAVLAPGERPQDLARLRHNRAQVHLALGDPERALADLDVVIAQDPDNCEYYVDRAALHRAAGRWRAAIRDYDTAVRLGPHLPEAYYNRAVLRHERGRSERARVDLERVLAIDPGHLDARIALVNLHLEGGTADAAEAAARAGLTLAPQEPALLCTLGLIRSERGSLAEAEELLSRALDGDPELVEAWTNRAAVRFDRGELVAAVADLDRAVALSAAPVPRYNRGTALARLGRWDDAARDFADALAQPGVDRALRRDLRAELARCRRALAG; this is encoded by the coding sequence GTGACCGGCGAGCGCGGCTACGACTGCCACCGCGACCACGGCCCGTACGCGGGGGTCGCGGACCTCCTCGCCCGGATCGCCGGCGACCACCCGCGCCTGGCGTCGCGCCACACGGTCGAACTGCGCGCCATCGCACCCCGGCTCGACCCGGCGGCACGACCGGCCGCCGAGGAGGAGCCGATCCGGTTTCACCCCGCCCGCCGCACCGCCTGTCTGGCCTACGGCGCGGCCGAGTTCGTGGCGGCCTGGGCGAGCACGCTCCGGCACCCGGTCATGGTGCGGTTCGACCACGTCGACAACGCCGACGAGACCACCCGCGAACTGCTGGACGCGCTGACCCGCCGAGTCGCGTCCACCCCGGTACGCCTCGACCTGCGCGACGGCGGCGCCGACCGGCCGGTGGCGGCCGACCCCGCCCCGGAGGCGATCCGCGCGGCCCTGGGCGACAGCCTGGCCCGAGGCTTCTACCATCACGCGGCCCGGACGGCCCGGCGCGGGCGCGCCCTGGTGACCCCGGACGGCGACCTGCGGCACTGGTGGGCCTTCACCACCGGCCTGGCGACCGCGCTCGCGGCGTTGGACCGCGCCGCCGAAGCGCTCGATCTCTACCACGAGGCACGTGCCGCCACCGACGACCCGAAGATCACCATGTCGGCCGCGTACGCCACCGCCATGCTGTACGCCCGGCACCTCCCGGCGGGCGAGCAGGATCCGGCGCGGGCGCGGCAGTGGCTGGAACAGGCGCTCCACCTCGCCGCCGGGCTGGCCGACCCGCGGCAACGGGTGATGTCCACCGTCTTCTACGAGCAGGGTCTGGCCCTGCTGGACAGCCGGGCGGGTGAGCCGGCCCGCGCGCTGCGGCTGATCGACGACGGGCTGGCCCGGCTGACGGCCGTGCTCGCCCCCGGTGAACGTCCGCAGGATCTGGCCCGGCTCCGCCACAACCGGGCGCAGGTGCACCTGGCCCTGGGCGATCCGGAGCGGGCGCTGGCCGACCTCGACGTCGTGATCGCGCAGGATCCCGACAACTGTGAGTACTACGTGGACCGGGCCGCCCTGCACCGGGCGGCGGGCCGGTGGCGTGCCGCGATCAGGGACTACGACACCGCCGTCCGCCTCGGACCGCACCTGCCCGAGGCGTACTACAACCGGGCCGTGCTGCGGCACGAGCGGGGTCGCTCCGAGCGGGCCCGGGTCGACCTGGAGCGCGTACTCGCCATCGACCCCGGGCACCTCGACGCCCGGATCGCCCTGGTCAACCTGCACCTGGAGGGCGGCACGGCCGACGCTGCCGAGGCCGCCGCGCGGGCCGGGCTGACGCTCGCCCCGCAGGAGCCCGCGCTGCTGTGCACCCTCGGGCTGATCCGCTCCGAGCGCGGCAGCCTCGCCGAGGCCGAGGAGCTGCTGAGTCGGGCCCTGGACGGCGATCCCGAGCTGGTCGAGGCGTGGACGAACCGGGCCGCCGTACGGTTCGACCGTGGCGAGTTGGTCGCCGCCGTGGCCGATCTGGACCGGGCGGTCGCGCTCTCCGCGGCGCCCGTGCCCCGCTACAACCGGGGTACGGCGTTGGCGCGGCTGGGGCGGTGGGACGACGCCGCCCGCGATTTCGCCGACGCGCTCGCCCAGCCCGGTGTGGACCGGGCGCTGCGCCGCGACCTGCGCGCGGAGCTGGCCCGCTGCCGCCGAGCCCTGGCCGGATGA
- a CDS encoding DUF998 domain-containing protein, with amino-acid sequence MRIHRLGSYSWLLAAPLFLAANVISGLAWRHPPFSWAIHNISDLGNVTCGRWDTTRPREVCSPWHVAMNSAMIVTGVLLALGVLLTWSALGRGAATTATRLLALAGAGGYLLAGAYPADVNENNHFLAALLIFVLGNVGMIVAALARRSPVLGAMREDSLALGLTGLAGTVLFLAQVDLGIGVGGMERVAVFPLLAWTVVVAVRVMREAPGPRR; translated from the coding sequence ATGCGCATCCATCGCCTCGGCTCCTACAGTTGGCTGCTCGCCGCACCCCTGTTCCTGGCCGCGAACGTGATCAGCGGGCTGGCGTGGCGGCACCCGCCTTTCAGCTGGGCCATTCACAACATCAGCGACCTGGGCAACGTCACCTGCGGCAGGTGGGACACCACCCGGCCGCGCGAGGTCTGCTCGCCGTGGCACGTGGCGATGAACAGCGCCATGATCGTCACTGGCGTGCTGCTCGCGCTCGGGGTGCTGCTCACCTGGTCGGCGCTCGGCCGCGGCGCCGCCACCACGGCCACGCGGCTGCTGGCGCTCGCCGGTGCGGGCGGGTACCTCCTGGCCGGGGCGTACCCGGCGGACGTGAACGAGAACAACCACTTCCTCGCGGCACTGCTGATCTTCGTACTCGGTAACGTCGGGATGATCGTGGCGGCGCTGGCCCGACGGTCGCCGGTGCTGGGCGCGATGCGCGAGGACAGCCTCGCGCTGGGCCTGACCGGCCTGGCCGGCACGGTCCTGTTCCTGGCGCAGGTCGACCTCGGGATCGGCGTCGGCGGCATGGAGCGGGTGGCCGTCTTCCCGCTGCTCGCCTGGACGGTCGTGGTCGCGGTCCGGGTCATGCGGGAGGCCCCTGGCCCCCGGCGGTAG